In Numida meleagris isolate 19003 breed g44 Domestic line chromosome 3, NumMel1.0, whole genome shotgun sequence, the following are encoded in one genomic region:
- the IFNGR1 gene encoding interferon gamma receptor 1, producing the protein MVVAGAATPPSPGAMRAPLALMVLTVLLAPSRNAASRQERPPTVPSPSGTEITSRNFRTILKWQYPSMSETPRFVVEVKPYVIGYYKTVSACVNISATSCDLSGEIEDSSFSYWFRIKAIVGSQQSEYVETDEFVLRKHGKVGPPKLNLSRHGAEIIVDIYPPEFPSVEVQPWIEKIYSDLSYLVIFRNSENESFTEHCTVLEYTGADYETSKCNLAIPVPSEGSTYCVSATGHFYDDLIVGAPSNESCIWVPPQNEAWSTEVAIILSTILLIVGLILAVCYGCKRLRKKNIKLPKSLVSVIRNLNADHSFESRSEAKDICAVSVVPVPSVSVPSSMNDDEALLNVESEEEAVTPENFSEGTSSGPPLEALDKVEETSVQENTEAHSGVTQNHKEKENNFISDSSQTDVCSNSSGPAVSATEIRQAVIPSSCPKFSGYDKPHVPLDMLIDVGEEQPVIAYRSTE; encoded by the exons ATGGTCGTCGCTGGCGCTGCGACCCCGCCGTCACCGGGCGCTATGCGGGCTCCGCTGGCCCTGATGGTGTTAACGGTGCTGCTGGCGCCCAGCCGGAACGCGGCCTCCCGCCAGGAGCGGCCGCCCACAG tgcCTTCACCATCAGGGACTGAAATCACATCCAGAAATTTCAGAACTATCTTGAAGTGGCAGTACCCGTCCATGTCTGAAACTCCTCGCTTTGTTGTTGAAGTCAAGCCTTACGT TATAGGCTACTATAAAACTGTCTCAGCTTGTGTGAACATCTCAGCTACTTCTTGCGATCTGTCAGGGGAAATAGAGGACAGTTCTTTTTCCTACTGGTTTCGTATTAAAGCTATTGTTGGATCACAACAGTCTGAGTATGTTGAGACAGATGAGTTTGTTTTGCGAAAGCATG GAAAAGTTGGACCACCAAAGCTGAATCTCTCAAGGCATGGAGCTGAAATCATAGTTGATATTTACCCTCCTGAATTTCCATCTGTGGAGGTTCAGCCTTGGATTGAAAAGATTTATTCAGATCTCTCATACTTGGTGATCTTTAGGAATAGTGAAAATGAG agttTTACAGAACACTGTACAGTTTTAGAGTACACTGGGGCAGACTATGAGACGAGTAAATGTAACCTAGCCATCCCAGTTCCTTCTGAAGGTTCTACGTACTGCGTTTCGGCAACAGGACATTTTTATGATGATCTGATAGTTGGTGCCCCATCAAATGAAAGTTGCATTTGGGTTCCTCCCCAGAACGAGGCTTGGA GTACAGAAGTTGCTATAATTTTATCTACAATTCTACTGATTGTGGGCCTAATTTTGGCAGTGTGTTATGGCTGCAAGAGactaaggaagaaaaacataaagctGCCTAAATCTTTG GTCAGTGTGATAAGAAACCTGAACGCAGACCACAGCTTCGAATCAAGATCAGAAGCAAAAGACATTTGTGCAGTAAGCGTCGTGCCAGTCCCATCTGTGAGTGTCCCATCATCAATGAATGATGATGAAGCCTTGCTGAATGTGGAGTCAGAAGAAGAAGCTGTTACTCCTGAGAATTTCAGTGAAGGAACATCTTCCGGTCCTCCTCTGGAGGCACTGGACAAAGTGGAAGAGACCTCTGTGCAGGAGAATACAGAAGCACATTCTGGTGttacacagaatcataaagaaaaagaaaacaatttcatttctgatagTAGCCAAACAGATGTATGTAGTAACTCCTCAGGTCCAGCGGTTTCTGCCACGGAAATTCGACAAGCAGTCATTCCAAGCAGCTGTCCCAAGTTTTCTGGCTATGACAAGCCTCATGTGCCGCTAGATATGTTGATAGACGTTGGTGAAGAACAGCCTGTGATTGCATACAGATCAACTGAATAA